A region of the Paracoccaceae bacterium genome:
CCTGCCGTCGGTGGCGGCGGTGGCAGCCGACGCCGATGTCGTCATCACGCTGTTGATGACCGACGAGATACTGGACCGTGTGGCCTTGGGCAGCGACGGCGTGCTGGCACATCTGGCGCCGGGCGCCATTCTGGCAGACCTGTCGACGGTATCTCCCGAGGTGTCGCGCCGGGTCGGGCAGGCGGCATCCGGCGCGGGGCGTGGCTATGTCTGCGGCAAGGTGGCGGGCAGCGTGGCGCTTGCCGAGAGCGCGGGACTGACGCTGTTCGCGTCGGGGAATGCTGCAGATTTCGCACGGTGCCGTCCCGCATTCGCGGCGATGGCGCGCGCCGTCCATCATGTCGGCGCGGGGGATGAGGCCGCCTATCTGAAGCTGGTTCACAGCCTGATCGTGGGGGTCTATTCGGCGATGATCGGCGAGGCGCTGGCCTTCGGACAGCGGGGCGGCCTGTCCGTGGATATGATGCTGGACATTCTGGAGCCCGGACCGCTGGGATCGCGGCAGATGACGCTGAAGGCACCGGTGCTGAAAGCGCGTGACTTCGACAGGCCGCCGTCCGACATCGACACCGCCGCGAAGGACATGGACCTGATCCTGAACACCGCGCGGCGTGACCGCATGCCCCTGCCGATGGCGGCGACGGTGCGCCAGATGATGGCCTCGGCCCAGGCGACGGGCAGCGGGAAGCGCGACATCTATGCGATTCTCGAAACCTTCGAACGGCTGGCGGGGCTGGAGGGTGCCGCGTGACCGGGTTGATCGTGCTGCCCGGAACGGCGCTGCGCCTGTCGCGGTTCTGCCTTGGTGGCAACCGGCTTGGCGGCGACCTGGACCAGGCGGAATCCTTCGCGCTGCTGGATGCCTTTGCGGCGCGGGGCGGCAACTTCATCGACACGGCGCGCGTCTATGCGGACTGGCTGCCGCAAGCGGAGCGCAGTTGCAGCGAACGGACCATCGGCCGGTGGATTGCGGCGCGGGGAGCTGCGGCCCGGGTGGTGGTGGCGACAAAAGGCGGCCATCCGCCGCTGGAGGGACCGCATCGCGCCCGGCTCGATGCGGCGTCGCTGCGTGAGGACGCGCTGGCCAGCCGCGACAATCTGGGCCTGCCGCGGATCGACCTGTTCTACCTGCACCGCGACGATCCCGCGACACCGGTGCGGGACATCCTTGCGGTGCTGGAGGACCTGCGGCG
Encoded here:
- a CDS encoding NAD(P)-dependent oxidoreductase codes for the protein MAANLARAEFVVSGFDIDPSRGAALVAAGGASLPSVAAVAADADVVITLLMTDEILDRVALGSDGVLAHLAPGAILADLSTVSPEVSRRVGQAASGAGRGYVCGKVAGSVALAESAGLTLFASGNAADFARCRPAFAAMARAVHHVGAGDEAAYLKLVHSLIVGVYSAMIGEALAFGQRGGLSVDMMLDILEPGPLGSRQMTLKAPVLKARDFDRPPSDIDTAAKDMDLILNTARRDRMPLPMAATVRQMMASAQATGSGKRDIYAILETFERLAGLEGAA